In Chryseobacterium gotjawalense, the following are encoded in one genomic region:
- a CDS encoding CopD family protein, with the protein MLYTIIKAVHIIFMVSYFAGIFYLARIFVYYKDTDEFEENKKQVLREQYVFMARRLWNIITVPAGIIMLVTGLTMIFLNFGLMKTPWFHLKLTFLVGLAVYHYWCWKKVLQIKNLHGNILPIENIKLRQANEIATFILFLVVFTVILKSMVIEYWWQLIVGFIVLVLLIMTTVKLVNKKNK; encoded by the coding sequence ATGCTTTATACCATTATCAAAGCTGTTCACATCATTTTTATGGTCAGTTATTTTGCAGGGATTTTTTATCTCGCCCGCATTTTTGTCTATTATAAAGACACCGATGAGTTTGAGGAAAATAAAAAACAGGTTCTTCGTGAACAATATGTTTTTATGGCGCGCAGATTATGGAATATCATTACCGTTCCGGCCGGAATTATTATGCTGGTCACGGGTTTAACAATGATTTTCCTCAACTTTGGTTTAATGAAAACTCCCTGGTTTCATCTGAAACTGACTTTCTTAGTCGGTCTTGCGGTTTATCATTACTGGTGCTGGAAAAAAGTTTTACAAATCAAAAATCTTCACGGCAATATTCTTCCTATTGAAAATATTAAACTTCGGCAGGCGAATGAAATTGCTACTTTTATATTATTTTTAGTGGTCTTTACCGTAATTTTAAAATCAATGGTCATCGAATACTGGTGGCAATTAATTGTCGGATTTATCGTTCTGGTACTTTTGATTATGACGACGGTGAAGTTGGTGAATAAGAAGAATAAGTAA
- a CDS encoding DUF4268 domain-containing protein: MFSKQEAQQVRKEFWIAFGKSFPRKWILYNTKIKDFAFKFNADPKKAEVSLDIEINDELFRNAYFEKMWSLESILEEELGSIHKDEFYTLENGKVISRFWITKENVSIYNKNTWQEIFKFFVEKMDGFERVFYEYEDFIKDI; this comes from the coding sequence ATGTTTAGCAAGCAAGAAGCACAACAAGTTAGAAAAGAATTCTGGATCGCGTTTGGGAAAAGTTTTCCCCGAAAGTGGATTTTGTATAATACCAAGATTAAAGATTTTGCCTTTAAATTTAATGCTGATCCAAAGAAAGCCGAAGTTTCACTGGATATAGAAATAAACGATGAACTCTTTCGCAATGCTTATTTCGAGAAGATGTGGTCGCTGGAATCTATTTTGGAAGAGGAATTAGGTTCCATTCACAAAGACGAATTTTATACTTTAGAAAACGGAAAAGTGATTTCCAGGTTTTGGATCACCAAAGAAAATGTTTCGATTTATAATAAAAATACCTGGCAGGAGATTTTCAAGTTTTTTGTAGAAAAAATGGATGGGTTTGAACGGGTGTTTTATGAATATGAGGATTTTATCAAAGATATTTAG
- the atpF gene encoding F0F1 ATP synthase subunit B: MIEPGIGLLFWMTLTFLILLFLLAKFAWKPILTAINEREVTIVDSLNQAKLARQEVENLKAENEIIIREAKVERDQILKEARDIRDRIVGEAKGIAKAEGDKMIDAARQTIQAEKSAAMADIKSQIGTLSVNIAESILKQKLDNDGAQDALVANILNTSNLN, translated from the coding sequence ATGATAGAACCGGGAATTGGCTTATTGTTTTGGATGACTTTAACCTTTTTGATCCTTTTGTTTTTATTGGCAAAGTTTGCATGGAAACCAATTTTAACTGCAATTAACGAAAGAGAAGTTACCATTGTAGATTCTTTGAACCAGGCTAAATTGGCCAGACAGGAAGTTGAAAACCTGAAAGCTGAAAACGAAATCATCATCCGTGAGGCGAAAGTTGAACGTGATCAGATTTTAAAAGAAGCCAGAGATATCAGAGACAGAATTGTAGGGGAAGCCAAAGGTATTGCAAAAGCAGAAGGCGATAAAATGATTGACGCTGCCAGACAAACTATTCAGGCTGAGAAATCTGCTGCAATGGCAGACATCAAAAGCCAAATCGGTACCTTGTCTGTAAACATTGCAGAATCTATTTTGAAACAGAAACTGGATAACGATGGTGCACAGGATGCATTGGTAGCGAATATCCTTAATACCTCTAACTTAAACTAG
- a CDS encoding ATP synthase F0 subunit C → MEIISQGTGLIYVGIGLAVLGVGLGIGKIGGHAMDAIARQPEQAGKIQGAMLIAAGLIEGAGLIAIIFGAFVK, encoded by the coding sequence ATGGAAATCATTTCACAAGGAACTGGACTTATTTACGTTGGAATCGGATTAGCAGTATTAGGCGTTGGTCTAGGTATTGGTAAAATCGGTGGACATGCAATGGATGCTATTGCAAGACAACCAGAGCAGGCAGGTAAAATCCAGGGAGCAATGCTTATTGCTGCAGGACTTATCGAGGGTGCTGGTTTGATCGCGATCATCTTTGGAGCGTTCGTAAAATAA
- the kbl gene encoding glycine C-acetyltransferase, protein MISKNYLENLQDELQNIKNDGLFKTERIITSQQSAVIEANGKTLLNFCANNYLGLSNHPGVMKASQDMIESHGYGMSSVRFICGTQDIHKELEAKISAFLGLEDTILYAACFDANGGVFEPLFSDQDAIISDELNHASIIDGVRLCKAARYRYKNNNMADLEEQLKAASEKNHRFKIIVTDGVFSMDGIVADLKGVCDLADKYDALVMVDDSHATGFIGKTGRGTHEANEVMGRVDIITSTLGKALGGALGGFTSGKKEIIDMLRQRSRPYLFSNSLAPGIVGAAIKVLDMISDDTTLRDQVMENAEYFRKEMKAKGFDIPDGDAAIVPVMLYDAPLAQKMAEKLMDEGIYVIGFFYPVVPKGKARIRVQLSASHTREHLDKAIAAFEKVGKDLGVI, encoded by the coding sequence ATGATTTCTAAAAATTATCTGGAAAATTTACAGGACGAACTTCAAAATATTAAAAATGACGGTTTGTTTAAGACCGAAAGAATCATTACTTCACAACAATCAGCGGTGATTGAAGCCAACGGGAAGACACTTTTGAATTTCTGTGCCAATAACTATTTGGGATTGTCTAATCATCCCGGAGTGATGAAAGCTTCCCAGGATATGATTGAAAGTCACGGTTACGGAATGTCTTCGGTGCGTTTCATCTGTGGAACTCAGGATATTCATAAAGAATTGGAAGCGAAGATTTCAGCGTTTCTGGGATTGGAAGATACCATTTTATATGCGGCGTGTTTTGATGCCAACGGCGGCGTTTTCGAGCCCTTATTTTCTGATCAGGATGCCATTATTTCTGATGAACTGAATCACGCTTCAATTATCGATGGCGTGCGACTTTGCAAAGCAGCAAGATACCGTTACAAGAATAACAATATGGCAGATTTGGAAGAGCAGTTAAAAGCTGCTTCCGAAAAGAATCACCGTTTCAAAATCATCGTAACCGATGGCGTTTTCTCAATGGACGGAATTGTTGCCGATTTGAAAGGAGTATGTGATTTGGCCGATAAATACGATGCTTTGGTAATGGTTGATGATTCTCACGCCACCGGATTCATCGGTAAAACCGGCCGTGGAACGCACGAAGCCAATGAAGTCATGGGAAGAGTAGATATCATCACTTCAACTTTAGGAAAAGCTTTAGGCGGCGCGCTTGGTGGATTTACTTCCGGAAAAAAAGAAATCATCGATATGTTGAGACAGCGTTCAAGACCTTATTTGTTTTCGAATTCTTTGGCTCCGGGAATCGTGGGTGCAGCCATCAAAGTTTTGGATATGATTTCCGACGATACTACTTTGAGAGATCAAGTGATGGAGAATGCCGAATATTTCAGGAAAGAAATGAAAGCCAAAGGTTTCGATATTCCTGATGGCGATGCAGCGATTGTTCCGGTAATGTTGTACGACGCCCCATTAGCCCAAAAAATGGCAGAAAAATTAATGGATGAAGGAATTTATGTCATCGGATTTTTCTATCCTGTAGTACCCAAAGGAAAAGCGAGAATCCGTGTGCAACTTTCTGCTTCCCATACCAGAGAACACTTAGATAAAGCGATTGCCGCTTTTGAAAAAGTAGGAAAGGATTTGGGAGTGATTTGA
- the ffh gene encoding signal recognition particle protein produces the protein MFNSLQDKLDKALQNISGRGKISEINVAETVKEIRRALVDADVNYKVAKDLTKRVQDKALGQNVLTSLTPGQLMTKIVHDELVELMGSTHEGINLSGKPSVILIAGLQGSGKTTFSGKLANYLKLKRNKKPLLVACDVYRPAAIEQLKILGSQTGIPVYTEEGALNPSSIAENAVKFAKENGHDVVIVDTAGRLAIDEQMMNEIKSVHYFIKPDETLFVVDSMTGQDAVNTAKAFNEALNFDGVVLTKLDGDTRGGAALTIRSVVEKPIKFISTGEKMEALDIFYPERMADRILGMGDVVSLVERAQEQFDEEEAKKLHKKIAKNEFGFDDFLKQINQIKKMGNMKDLMGMIPGVGKAIKDVDIQDDAFKHIEAIIHSMTPEERRRPSIINTQRKNRIAKGAGRKIEDVNALMKQFDQMGKMMKMMQGPQGKQMMEMMSKGMPKVPGMGGGNLFGR, from the coding sequence ATGTTCAACAGCTTACAGGATAAATTAGACAAAGCGCTTCAGAATATTTCAGGGCGCGGGAAAATTTCAGAAATCAACGTTGCAGAAACGGTAAAGGAAATCCGCCGCGCGTTGGTGGATGCCGACGTTAATTACAAAGTAGCGAAAGACCTCACCAAGAGAGTTCAGGACAAAGCACTCGGGCAAAATGTACTGACCAGTTTAACGCCGGGACAGTTAATGACCAAAATCGTTCATGACGAACTGGTAGAATTAATGGGAAGCACCCACGAAGGGATTAATCTTTCGGGCAAACCAAGCGTTATCTTGATTGCGGGTTTACAAGGTTCGGGTAAGACCACCTTTTCCGGAAAATTAGCGAACTATTTAAAACTGAAAAGAAATAAAAAACCGCTTTTGGTGGCTTGTGACGTTTACCGACCGGCCGCAATTGAGCAGTTGAAAATATTGGGCTCACAAACCGGCATTCCTGTTTATACAGAAGAAGGTGCACTGAATCCTTCCTCGATTGCAGAAAATGCGGTGAAGTTTGCGAAAGAAAATGGTCACGATGTCGTCATTGTGGATACGGCAGGCCGTTTGGCAATTGATGAGCAGATGATGAACGAAATCAAATCTGTTCACTATTTCATTAAACCGGATGAAACGCTTTTCGTCGTAGATTCCATGACCGGTCAGGATGCTGTGAATACGGCTAAAGCCTTTAACGAAGCTTTAAATTTTGACGGTGTTGTCCTTACCAAATTAGATGGTGATACTCGTGGTGGTGCTGCTTTGACAATTCGTTCCGTCGTAGAGAAACCGATTAAGTTTATCTCGACCGGAGAAAAAATGGAAGCGCTGGATATTTTCTATCCGGAAAGAATGGCCGACAGAATCCTGGGAATGGGTGACGTGGTTTCATTGGTAGAAAGAGCACAGGAACAGTTTGACGAAGAAGAAGCCAAAAAACTTCATAAAAAAATTGCCAAGAATGAATTTGGTTTTGATGATTTCTTAAAACAAATCAATCAGATCAAAAAAATGGGGAATATGAAAGATTTGATGGGGATGATTCCGGGAGTTGGGAAAGCCATTAAAGATGTCGATATTCAGGATGACGCCTTTAAACATATTGAAGCGATCATTCATTCCATGACGCCCGAAGAAAGAAGAAGACCTTCTATTATTAATACCCAGAGAAAAAACAGAATTGCCAAAGGTGCAGGAAGAAAAATCGAGGATGTGAATGCTTTGATGAAACAGTTTGACCAAATGGGCAAAATGATGAAGATGATGCAGGGACCACAGGGAAAACAAATGATGGAAATGATGAGCAAAGGAATGCCGAAAGTCCCGGGAATGGGCGGCGGTAATTTATTTGGAAGATAA
- a CDS encoding SAM hydrolase/SAM-dependent halogenase family protein → MSVITFTSDYGLVDHRVASVKGTILNLKEDVTIVDITHQIQAYNLLQTAYIVRNAYSYFPKGTVHIISVDSFYTKERKCILYKADDHYFIAADNGVLSLIFYDINPEAVYEITFNNRFDDEVSFTSTDIFAPVAVHLQNGGLPEVIGRPYKNPKQLSFPRAVFIESEKMLIGEIMYIDNFGNVVSNITKKFFEKSGIGYENFILKFRNLALSRIHNQYTDLVHDWTKEQEFHGKAAAVFNDAGLLELTIYKGNGESGARTLFGLQVGESIFIEYQ, encoded by the coding sequence ATGTCAGTTATAACCTTCACTTCAGATTACGGATTGGTCGATCACAGAGTTGCTTCTGTGAAAGGCACTATTTTGAATTTAAAGGAAGATGTCACTATTGTCGATATTACCCATCAGATACAGGCATACAATCTGTTGCAAACCGCGTATATCGTGAGAAATGCCTATTCTTATTTTCCAAAAGGTACGGTACACATTATCTCGGTAGACAGTTTCTACACCAAAGAAAGAAAATGCATTCTTTATAAAGCAGATGATCATTATTTCATCGCTGCGGATAATGGAGTTTTGAGTTTGATTTTCTATGACATCAATCCCGAAGCGGTATATGAGATCACCTTTAATAACCGTTTTGATGATGAAGTCTCATTTACCTCAACCGATATCTTTGCGCCGGTTGCGGTGCATCTTCAAAATGGCGGTTTGCCGGAAGTTATTGGGCGACCTTATAAAAATCCGAAACAACTTTCCTTTCCGCGCGCGGTTTTTATCGAAAGTGAAAAAATGCTGATTGGCGAAATTATGTATATCGATAATTTCGGAAATGTGGTCTCGAATATTACCAAAAAATTCTTTGAGAAAAGCGGAATCGGTTATGAAAACTTTATTTTAAAGTTTAGAAATTTAGCACTGTCCAGAATACATAATCAATACACAGATCTGGTGCACGACTGGACGAAGGAGCAGGAATTTCACGGGAAAGCGGCTGCGGTATTTAACGACGCCGGCTTACTGGAATTGACCATCTATAAAGGAAATGGCGAAAGCGGTGCCAGAACGCTTTTCGGTTTGCAGGTCGGCGAAAGCATCTTTATCGAATATCAATAA
- the gldG gene encoding gliding motility-associated ABC transporter substrate-binding protein GldG: MNKKNLLYSIIALFLLMGTFGIFSKRFDLTQEKRYTLSASTVKVLKSVTKPLTFEVYLAGDFPASFRQLQNETKFILEEFRKVNPKIDYRFIDPIKTKMSKDTLAAMGMQPSILPDMKEGRISEIVMFPYAVLKYDSHGTSIPLIVNLTGIDASEQLSKSIENLEYNFVSNIKNITQDHKKNIGILINQDELRPEEFRGFMEMALENYNAGPIIPKNQMELTYADVPQLQHMDALVIAKPRKAFTENEKVILDQYIMNGGKTLWMIDAVNAEMDTLFHAKKIMAYPMDVNLTDFFFNYGIRLNAGLVKDMKKYALIRIVSGEVAGNPQYSSFLWPYFPLGIAENKNPVTKNINPVKFEFPTSIDTLGRKNIKTKVLFESSERTNIKQVPNYVALAEIVRTDSLSEADKPTQPKIFAVSLEGKFSSAYATRSERTIYPNFKAQSPENKMIIIADGDVGRNQIYKGKPLPLGEDLLTKQSYGNEQFLRNALDFLLDDSNLMELRNRNIEARLLDRQRIDGEKTDWQWINLLLPLAIIGLLAGFFYWWRKRKFD; the protein is encoded by the coding sequence ATGAACAAAAAAAACCTTCTCTACAGTATAATTGCTCTGTTTTTATTAATGGGAACTTTCGGAATTTTTTCGAAACGTTTCGATTTAACTCAGGAGAAAAGATACACGCTTTCTGCTTCTACAGTTAAAGTTTTGAAGTCTGTGACCAAACCTTTGACCTTTGAGGTCTATCTGGCGGGTGATTTTCCGGCGAGTTTCCGTCAGTTACAGAACGAAACAAAATTCATTCTGGAAGAATTCCGAAAAGTGAATCCAAAAATAGATTACCGGTTCATCGATCCCATTAAGACCAAAATGTCGAAAGATACTTTGGCAGCCATGGGAATGCAACCTTCCATTTTACCGGATATGAAGGAAGGCAGGATTTCGGAAATTGTCATGTTTCCCTATGCGGTCCTTAAATATGATTCGCACGGAACGTCAATTCCGTTAATCGTGAATTTAACCGGAATTGATGCTTCTGAACAGTTGAGTAAATCGATCGAAAACCTGGAATATAATTTTGTTTCGAATATTAAAAACATCACTCAGGATCATAAAAAAAATATTGGTATTCTCATCAATCAGGATGAACTCCGTCCCGAAGAATTCCGCGGGTTTATGGAGATGGCTTTGGAAAATTATAACGCCGGACCGATTATTCCAAAAAATCAAATGGAATTGACTTACGCTGATGTACCACAACTTCAGCACATGGATGCTTTGGTCATCGCAAAACCGAGAAAAGCTTTTACCGAAAATGAAAAGGTCATTCTGGATCAATACATCATGAACGGTGGAAAAACCCTCTGGATGATCGATGCCGTGAATGCTGAAATGGACACGCTTTTTCACGCCAAAAAAATCATGGCTTATCCGATGGATGTGAACTTAACCGATTTCTTTTTTAATTATGGGATCCGATTAAATGCTGGCTTGGTAAAGGATATGAAAAAATATGCGCTCATTAGAATCGTCTCGGGTGAAGTTGCCGGAAATCCACAATACAGCAGTTTTCTGTGGCCTTATTTTCCTTTAGGAATTGCTGAGAATAAAAATCCGGTTACCAAAAATATCAATCCTGTAAAATTTGAATTTCCGACTTCCATTGATACTTTAGGACGCAAAAATATTAAGACAAAAGTTTTATTTGAATCCAGTGAAAGAACGAATATCAAACAGGTTCCCAATTACGTGGCGCTTGCAGAAATCGTCCGTACCGATTCCCTGAGCGAAGCCGATAAACCTACACAGCCAAAAATATTCGCAGTCAGTTTGGAAGGCAAATTCAGTTCCGCTTATGCCACCAGAAGTGAGCGAACCATCTACCCGAATTTCAAGGCACAAAGTCCGGAAAATAAAATGATTATTATCGCTGACGGTGATGTGGGAAGAAATCAAATCTACAAAGGAAAACCGCTCCCACTCGGTGAAGATTTGCTCACCAAACAATCGTATGGCAATGAACAGTTTCTGAGAAATGCCCTCGATTTCCTTTTAGACGATTCTAATTTAATGGAATTAAGAAACCGAAATATCGAAGCAAGATTACTCGACCGACAAAGAATCGACGGAGAAAAAACCGATTGGCAATGGATTAATTTATTGCTTCCTTTAGCAATTATCGGATTGTTGGCCGGATTCTTTTACTGGTGGCGAAAAAGAAAATTTGATTAA
- the atpB gene encoding F0F1 ATP synthase subunit A, whose translation MNKRISSLFFVLFLTLSSVFTYAQQEVEAKTPESLEQTIVEDNQKFDAKEMIMSHISDANEWHILTLNEGTAEEKHISIPLPVIIKDKNGLHMFMSSAIAHGHEHEGYTLENGIVKSTQGLEQAKLFSVMSGKQTEANAFYDFSITKNVAAIFISIFFMLLVFIGMAKGYAKTLVPSGFGRFMEPVILFIRDEVAIPNIGAKKYKKYMPYLLTVFFFIWINNMFGLVPLPPFGYNLTGNIAITAVLAIITLLITIFSANKDYWKHIFMPPVPLLLYPIMVPIEIIGIFTKPFALMMRLFANITAGHIMVLAIMSLIFIFKTPLLGFASVPLGLFIGVLELLVAALQAYIFTVLSALFIGIAVQEHEHEGAH comes from the coding sequence ATGAACAAGAGAATTTCTTCTTTATTTTTCGTTTTATTTCTAACGCTTTCAAGTGTTTTCACTTATGCACAGCAAGAAGTTGAAGCCAAGACCCCTGAGAGTTTAGAACAGACAATCGTAGAGGATAATCAAAAATTCGATGCGAAGGAGATGATTATGAGTCACATTAGCGACGCTAATGAGTGGCATATCTTAACTTTGAACGAAGGAACTGCGGAGGAAAAACATATTTCTATTCCTTTACCTGTTATTATCAAAGATAAAAACGGGCTTCACATGTTCATGTCGAGTGCGATTGCTCACGGTCACGAACATGAAGGTTATACTTTAGAAAACGGTATTGTAAAATCAACACAGGGGTTGGAACAGGCCAAATTATTTTCGGTAATGAGCGGAAAGCAAACTGAAGCAAATGCTTTTTATGATTTCTCGATTACGAAAAATGTTGCTGCGATTTTTATCTCCATCTTTTTCATGTTGCTTGTCTTTATAGGAATGGCAAAAGGATATGCTAAAACTTTGGTTCCAAGTGGATTTGGCAGATTTATGGAGCCGGTTATTCTTTTTATCAGAGATGAAGTGGCGATTCCCAATATTGGTGCGAAAAAGTATAAAAAATACATGCCTTATTTATTAACTGTATTTTTCTTTATCTGGATTAATAATATGTTTGGTTTAGTTCCATTGCCTCCTTTTGGATATAACTTAACAGGAAATATTGCAATTACAGCAGTTTTAGCAATTATCACTTTATTAATTACCATCTTCAGTGCCAACAAAGATTACTGGAAACATATTTTTATGCCACCGGTGCCATTATTATTATATCCGATCATGGTGCCGATTGAAATCATCGGGATTTTCACCAAACCATTTGCCTTAATGATGCGTCTCTTTGCAAACATCACTGCAGGTCACATTATGGTGTTGGCGATTATGTCACTGATCTTTATCTTTAAAACACCGCTTTTAGGTTTCGCTTCTGTTCCACTTGGATTATTCATCGGAGTATTGGAACTATTGGTAGCAGCTTTACAGGCGTATATTTTTACCGTTCTTTCTGCTTTGTTTATTGGGATTGCAGTACAGGAGCACGAACACGAAGGAGCGCATTAG
- a CDS encoding HU family DNA-binding protein: MPAKFITTKKTVPSGPEMKELYCATLVKNREVNLHEIAEALSESSTLNPVDCYGVMVGMAAQIAKHLQEGNVVNIEFLGTFRIRAKSTAVESPELVSEKTIGKPSVNFRPSVLMKQRISKTQFVPKK, translated from the coding sequence ATGCCTGCAAAATTTATTACCACCAAGAAGACGGTTCCTTCCGGACCGGAAATGAAGGAACTGTATTGTGCCACCCTGGTGAAAAACCGGGAAGTGAACCTCCACGAAATTGCTGAGGCCCTGTCCGAGAGCAGCACCCTGAACCCGGTGGACTGCTACGGGGTGATGGTAGGCATGGCCGCGCAGATCGCAAAACACCTGCAGGAGGGAAATGTCGTGAACATTGAATTTCTCGGCACTTTCAGGATCAGGGCCAAATCCACCGCGGTGGAATCTCCGGAACTGGTCTCCGAAAAAACGATTGGTAAACCCTCGGTCAACTTCCGCCCCTCTGTCCTGATGAAACAGCGGATTTCCAAAACACAGTTTGTACCTAAAAAATAG
- a CDS encoding type II toxin-antitoxin system RelE/ParE family toxin, protein MEYDLIIKPEAGNDIKKALEWYKEEGEKLPKKLLDKINESLEKIQENPE, encoded by the coding sequence ATGGAATATGATCTGATTATAAAGCCAGAAGCCGGGAATGATATTAAAAAAGCACTTGAGTGGTATAAAGAAGAAGGCGAGAAATTACCGAAAAAATTACTTGATAAAATCAATGAAAGTTTAGAGAAAATACAGGAAAACCCGGAATGA
- a CDS encoding PhoH family protein — protein MFELKYEIEGIDAKTFYGVNNQYFNLLKSKFPTLKITGRDQSISALGTRDALDVLKTKLDDVVGFISKYHSITLQDFESLLSLKDEAEKQIVFDQDIIVKGVNGKIIKAKTTNLKKLVRASQTKDMVFAIGPAGTGKTYTSVALAVRALRDKEVKRIILTRPAVEAGESLGFLPGDLKEKLDPYLQPLYDALRDMIPHEKLEGLIEKNVIEVAPLAFMRGRTLDEAFVILDEAQNTTHSQMKMFLTRMGMNAKFIITGDPTQIDLPMRQKSGLKEAMRILKDVGEIGFVHLTDEDVVRHPVVRKIINAYVKEEIRQREE, from the coding sequence ATGTTTGAACTGAAATACGAGATTGAAGGCATCGATGCCAAAACTTTTTATGGAGTCAATAACCAATATTTTAATTTATTAAAATCAAAATTTCCAACCTTGAAAATTACCGGAAGAGATCAGTCGATCTCCGCTCTGGGAACTCGGGATGCACTCGATGTGCTGAAGACGAAGTTGGATGATGTAGTGGGTTTTATTTCGAAATACCATTCAATTACCTTACAGGATTTTGAAAGCCTTTTGAGTTTGAAAGATGAAGCCGAAAAGCAAATTGTTTTCGACCAGGATATTATTGTAAAAGGAGTGAACGGTAAAATTATAAAAGCAAAAACCACCAATCTGAAAAAATTGGTAAGAGCCTCTCAGACGAAAGATATGGTATTTGCAATCGGTCCGGCCGGAACAGGAAAAACGTACACAAGCGTTGCGCTGGCCGTACGGGCTTTGCGGGATAAAGAAGTGAAGAGGATAATTTTGACCAGACCAGCCGTAGAAGCCGGTGAAAGTCTGGGTTTTCTGCCCGGCGATTTAAAAGAAAAATTAGATCCTTATTTACAGCCACTTTATGATGCCCTTCGCGATATGATTCCTCATGAAAAGCTGGAGGGTTTGATCGAAAAAAATGTCATTGAAGTGGCGCCGCTCGCTTTTATGAGAGGGCGGACTCTGGATGAAGCGTTCGTTATTCTGGACGAGGCTCAGAACACGACCCATTCCCAGATGAAGATGTTTCTTACCAGAATGGGCATGAATGCTAAATTCATAATCACGGGTGATCCAACGCAGATTGACTTACCAATGCGGCAAAAATCCGGTCTGAAGGAGGCCATGCGAATCCTGAAAGATGTAGGTGAAATTGGCTTCGTGCACCTTACGGACGAAGATGTGGTAAGACACCCGGTCGTTCGTAAAATCATCAATGCTTACGTAAAAGAGGAAATAAGGCAGCGGGAAGAGTAG
- a CDS encoding ABC transporter permease subunit, giving the protein MIAIFKKEFWTYFGNWSAWLIIGAFSLIGSLFLFFFDNDSNIFEIGSATLQSYFVLVPWLLMFIIPAISMKTLAEEQQSGTLNWLFSQPIKTSDIIIGKFLSVWLVGILCLLPSLVYLYTVYVLGVPEGNIDLGATFGSYFGLIILIAAFSAVGILASSLSQNQIMAYLLGVFLSFFLYFGIEQLASYKLLGGADYFLSNIGFYQHFLAFTRGLIDTRDLFYFLLVIGICLFLAKIFVEKKK; this is encoded by the coding sequence ATGATTGCAATATTTAAAAAAGAATTTTGGACTTATTTCGGAAACTGGAGCGCCTGGTTAATTATTGGGGCTTTCAGTTTAATCGGGTCGCTTTTCTTATTTTTCTTTGATAATGATTCCAATATTTTCGAGATTGGGTCGGCGACTTTGCAGAGTTATTTCGTGCTGGTCCCCTGGCTTTTAATGTTCATCATTCCGGCAATTTCAATGAAGACGCTGGCAGAAGAACAGCAATCCGGAACGCTGAACTGGCTTTTTTCACAACCCATAAAAACATCCGATATCATCATTGGTAAATTTCTATCGGTTTGGTTGGTCGGCATTTTATGTTTGCTTCCTTCGCTCGTTTATTTATATACCGTTTATGTTTTAGGCGTTCCGGAAGGGAATATCGATTTAGGAGCCACTTTCGGAAGTTATTTTGGTTTAATCATTTTAATTGCCGCTTTTTCCGCAGTGGGAATCTTAGCTTCATCGCTCTCGCAAAACCAAATTATGGCTTACCTGCTCGGCGTTTTCCTGTCCTTCTTTTTGTATTTCGGAATTGAACAGTTGGCCAGTTATAAATTATTGGGTGGCGCTGATTATTTCCTTTCCAATATTGGCTTTTATCAACATTTTCTGGCCTTTACCAGAGGATTGATCGATACAAGAGATCTATTTTATTTCCTTCTGGTGATTGGGATTTGTCTGTTTCTCGCTAAAATTTTTGTAGAAAAGAAAAAGTAA